One part of the Oscillatoria sp. FACHB-1407 genome encodes these proteins:
- a CDS encoding transposase, with the protein MPRCTLSFQPGYYYHLYNRGSNRQNIFFERENYLYFLRLLRRYLVEQIIEILAYCLMPNHYHLLVYCKTERVTEGMRSLSLAYTKAINCRYNRVGTIFQRQYQATWVDREVYLHHLVQYIHFNPVKAEMVRTPEEWEFSSYRDYAGLRNGTLPQTQMIRELFGSELAYQSFLTQQQLSSMAVVRSLMLDE; encoded by the coding sequence ATGCCACGTTGCACTCTTAGCTTTCAGCCCGGTTATTACTACCACCTCTACAATCGAGGGAGTAACCGACAAAATATCTTTTTTGAGCGTGAGAATTATCTCTATTTTTTGCGATTGCTGCGTCGTTATTTGGTCGAGCAAATTATTGAGATTTTGGCTTATTGTTTGATGCCAAACCACTATCATCTGTTGGTGTATTGCAAAACGGAGCGTGTCACCGAAGGAATGCGATCGCTCTCACTGGCGTATACCAAGGCGATCAATTGTCGTTACAACCGAGTTGGAACCATCTTTCAAAGACAATATCAAGCTACCTGGGTTGATCGAGAGGTGTACCTTCATCATTTGGTGCAATACATTCATTTCAATCCGGTAAAAGCTGAGATGGTGAGGACTCCAGAGGAATGGGAGTTTTCCAGTTATCGTGACTATGCAGGACTACGGAATGGCACCTTGCCGCAAACACAAATGATTCGAGAGTTATTCGGCTCAGAGTTGGCGTATCAATCGTTTTTAACGCAACAACAATTGTCATCAATGGCGGTGGTGCGATCGCTCATGTTAGATGAGTGA